The following proteins are encoded in a genomic region of Corallococcus silvisoli:
- the rpoC gene encoding DNA-directed RNA polymerase subunit beta' gives MKDIFNFFEKPKDPLSFNAIRIALASPDKIRQWSHGEVKKPETINYRTFKPERDGLFCARIFGPVKDYECNCGKYKRMKHRGVVCEKCGVEVIQSKVRRERLGHITLATPVAHIWFLKSLPSRIGNLLDITLKEMEKVLYCESYMVIDPKATPLQRGELVSEEKMHRLFQEHGEDSFTAGMGGEAVREMLKSLDVEKLSEELRKDMRETTSEAKRKKYAKRLKVAEAFRVSGNKPEWMMLDVIPVIPPDLRPLVPLDGGRFATSDLNDLYRRVINRNNRLKRLQELNAPDIIIRNEKRMLQEAVDALFDNGRRGKTITGPNKRPLKSLSDMLKGKQGRFRQNLLGKRVDYSGRSVIVVGPELRLHQCGLPKIMALELFKPFIYNKLEEKGYVTTIKSAKKMVEKERPEVWDILEDVIREHPVLLNRAPTLHRLGMQAFEPVLIEGKAIQLHPLVCAAFNADFDGDQMAVHVPLSIEAQMEARVLMMSTNNILSPANGKPIIVPTQDMVLGIYYMTRAREFANGEGRVFASPDEVRAAYDHGEVHLQAKVVCRIDGKRKETTVGRVLLWEVVPRRVGFDAINKVLDKKSLGNLIDLCYRLTGEKETVLLADRVRSAGYFHATRAGISIALKDMIIPAKKQEFLDYARKEVSEIENQYLEGLITDGERYNKVIDIWAEITEKVAQEMMQQISQDEASGDVDGKRVTRKQPSFNPIYIMADSGARGSAQQIRQLAGMRGLMAKPSGEIIETPITANFREGLSVLQYFISTHGARKGLADTALKTANSGYLTRRLVDVAQDAIINEYDCGTMDGLFIGALVEGGEIIEPLGERILGRVALDDILDPVTGEVLVRANEEIDEDRVRRIENSGLDKVKIRSVLTCQAKRGICVECYGRDLARGRKVSVGEAVGVIAAQSIGEPGTQLTMRTFHIGGAATRRAEQSSLENRYAGSVKFAGLNTVQKADGTLVAMNRNGEIVIVDESGRERERYQIIYGARILVKEHQKLEPGVLLAEWDPFAIPLLTEVGGVVRYEDIIEGVTMSETLDEVTGLSRKTVIESKDPEARPRVTIRDASGNVKDLPSSRNQASYFLPQGAIITVNDTDEISAGEVIAKVPRETTKTKDITGGLPRVAELFEARKPKDAAAIAEIDGVVSFGKDTKGKRKLIITPEVSGEQRADLAKEYLISKGKSINVHSGDRVKAGEAMMDGAANPHDILKVLGEKELARYLVDEVQEVYRLQGVKINDKHIETIVRQMLRRVRVTDVGDTNFLVDEQVEKWVFEEENEKVMSEGKRPAVGEPLLLGITKASLSTESFISSASFQETTKVLTEAAINGKVDYLRGLKENVIMGRLIPAGTGLPNYKHLDIEVESPTDEVNEMEAALAATHGDAPLTPPPSRPDTRSTDVA, from the coding sequence GTGAAGGACATTTTCAACTTCTTCGAGAAGCCGAAGGACCCGCTGTCGTTCAACGCCATCCGCATCGCGCTGGCGTCGCCCGACAAGATCCGCCAGTGGTCGCACGGCGAGGTGAAGAAGCCGGAGACGATCAACTACCGCACCTTCAAGCCGGAGCGGGACGGGCTCTTCTGCGCCCGCATCTTCGGGCCGGTGAAGGACTACGAGTGCAACTGCGGCAAGTACAAGCGCATGAAGCACCGTGGCGTCGTGTGCGAGAAGTGCGGCGTGGAGGTCATCCAGTCCAAGGTGCGCCGTGAGCGCCTGGGACACATCACGCTGGCCACGCCCGTGGCCCACATCTGGTTCCTCAAGTCGCTGCCCAGCCGCATCGGCAACCTGCTCGACATCACCCTCAAGGAGATGGAGAAGGTGCTGTACTGCGAGAGCTACATGGTCATCGACCCGAAGGCGACGCCGCTGCAGCGTGGCGAGCTCGTCTCCGAGGAGAAGATGCACCGGCTCTTCCAGGAGCACGGCGAGGACTCGTTCACCGCGGGCATGGGCGGCGAGGCCGTCCGCGAGATGCTCAAGTCCCTGGACGTGGAGAAGCTGTCCGAGGAACTGCGCAAGGACATGCGCGAGACCACCAGCGAGGCGAAGCGGAAGAAGTACGCCAAGCGCCTGAAGGTGGCCGAGGCGTTCCGCGTCTCCGGCAACAAGCCGGAGTGGATGATGCTGGATGTCATCCCCGTCATCCCGCCCGACCTGCGCCCCCTGGTCCCCCTGGACGGCGGCCGCTTCGCGACCTCCGACCTCAACGACCTGTACCGCCGCGTCATCAACCGGAACAACCGCCTCAAGCGGCTCCAGGAGCTGAACGCGCCGGACATCATCATCCGCAACGAGAAGCGGATGCTCCAGGAGGCCGTGGACGCGCTGTTCGACAACGGCCGCCGCGGCAAGACCATCACCGGCCCGAACAAGCGGCCGCTGAAGTCGCTGTCCGACATGCTCAAGGGCAAGCAGGGCCGGTTCCGTCAGAACCTGCTCGGCAAGCGCGTGGACTACTCGGGCCGCTCCGTCATCGTCGTGGGTCCCGAGCTGCGCCTGCACCAGTGCGGCCTGCCGAAGATCATGGCGCTCGAGCTCTTCAAGCCGTTCATCTACAACAAGCTCGAAGAGAAGGGCTACGTCACCACCATCAAGTCGGCGAAGAAGATGGTGGAGAAGGAGCGTCCGGAGGTCTGGGACATCCTCGAGGATGTGATCCGCGAGCACCCGGTGCTCCTCAACCGCGCCCCCACGCTGCACCGCCTGGGCATGCAGGCCTTCGAGCCCGTCCTGATTGAAGGCAAGGCCATCCAGCTGCACCCGCTGGTGTGCGCCGCGTTCAACGCGGACTTCGACGGCGACCAGATGGCCGTGCACGTGCCGCTGTCCATCGAGGCTCAGATGGAAGCGCGCGTCCTGATGATGTCGACGAACAACATCCTCAGCCCCGCGAACGGCAAGCCGATCATCGTCCCGACGCAGGACATGGTGCTCGGCATCTACTACATGACGCGCGCCCGCGAGTTCGCCAACGGCGAAGGCCGCGTGTTCGCGTCGCCGGACGAGGTGCGCGCCGCATACGACCACGGTGAGGTCCACCTGCAGGCCAAGGTGGTGTGCCGCATCGACGGCAAGCGCAAGGAGACCACGGTCGGCCGCGTGCTGCTGTGGGAGGTCGTGCCGCGCCGCGTGGGCTTCGACGCCATCAACAAGGTGCTCGACAAGAAGTCGCTCGGTAACCTCATCGACCTCTGCTACCGCCTCACGGGCGAGAAGGAGACGGTGCTGCTGGCGGACCGCGTCCGCAGCGCGGGCTACTTCCACGCGACCCGCGCCGGTATCTCCATCGCGCTCAAGGACATGATCATCCCTGCGAAGAAGCAGGAGTTCCTGGACTACGCGCGCAAGGAAGTGTCGGAGATCGAGAACCAGTACCTGGAAGGCCTCATCACCGACGGTGAGCGCTACAACAAGGTCATCGATATCTGGGCGGAGATCACCGAGAAGGTCGCCCAGGAGATGATGCAGCAGATCTCCCAGGACGAGGCCTCCGGGGACGTGGACGGCAAGCGCGTGACGCGCAAGCAGCCCTCGTTCAACCCCATCTACATCATGGCCGACTCCGGCGCCCGCGGCAGCGCCCAGCAGATCCGCCAGCTGGCGGGTATGCGCGGCCTGATGGCCAAGCCCTCCGGCGAAATCATCGAGACGCCCATCACGGCCAACTTCCGTGAAGGCCTCTCCGTGCTCCAGTACTTCATCTCCACGCACGGCGCCCGCAAGGGTCTGGCGGACACGGCGCTCAAGACGGCCAACTCCGGTTACCTCACCCGCCGTCTCGTGGACGTGGCGCAGGACGCCATCATCAACGAGTACGACTGCGGCACCATGGACGGTCTGTTCATTGGCGCGCTGGTCGAGGGCGGCGAGATCATCGAGCCGCTGGGTGAGCGCATCCTGGGCCGCGTGGCCCTGGACGACATCCTCGACCCGGTGACGGGCGAGGTGCTGGTGCGCGCCAACGAGGAGATCGACGAGGACCGCGTCCGCCGCATCGAGAACAGCGGCCTGGACAAGGTGAAGATCCGCTCGGTGCTGACGTGCCAGGCCAAGCGCGGCATCTGCGTGGAGTGCTACGGCCGTGACCTGGCGCGTGGCCGCAAGGTGTCCGTGGGCGAGGCCGTGGGCGTCATCGCGGCGCAGTCCATCGGTGAGCCGGGTACGCAGCTCACGATGCGCACCTTCCACATCGGTGGCGCGGCGACCCGTCGCGCGGAGCAGTCCAGCCTGGAGAACCGCTACGCGGGTTCCGTGAAGTTCGCGGGCCTGAACACGGTGCAGAAGGCGGACGGCACGCTGGTGGCCATGAACCGCAACGGCGAGATCGTCATCGTCGACGAGTCGGGCCGCGAGCGCGAGCGCTACCAGATCATCTACGGCGCCCGCATCCTGGTGAAGGAACACCAGAAGCTGGAGCCGGGCGTGCTCCTGGCCGAGTGGGATCCGTTCGCCATCCCGCTGCTCACGGAAGTGGGCGGTGTCGTGCGCTACGAGGACATCATCGAAGGCGTGACGATGTCCGAGACGCTCGACGAGGTGACGGGCCTGTCGCGCAAGACGGTCATCGAGTCCAAGGACCCGGAGGCGCGCCCGCGCGTCACCATCCGCGACGCGTCCGGCAACGTGAAGGATCTGCCGTCCTCCAGGAACCAGGCGAGCTACTTCCTGCCCCAGGGCGCGATCATCACCGTGAACGACACGGATGAGATCTCCGCGGGCGAGGTCATCGCCAAGGTGCCGCGCGAGACGACGAAGACCAAGGACATCACGGGCGGTCTGCCCCGCGTGGCCGAGCTCTTCGAGGCGCGCAAGCCCAAGGACGCGGCGGCGATCGCGGAGATCGACGGCGTGGTGTCCTTCGGCAAGGACACCAAGGGCAAGCGCAAGCTCATCATCACCCCCGAGGTGAGCGGCGAGCAGCGCGCGGACCTGGCCAAGGAGTACCTGATCTCCAAGGGCAAGAGCATCAACGTCCACTCCGGCGATCGCGTGAAGGCCGGCGAGGCGATGATGGACGGCGCGGCCAACCCGCACGACATCCTCAAGGTGCTGGGCGAGAAGGAACTCGCGCGCTACCTGGTGGACGAAGTGCAGGAGGTCTACCGACTGCAGGGCGTGAAGATCAACGACAAGCACATCGAGACGATCGTCCGGCAGATGCTGCGCCGGGTGCGCGTCACCGACGTGGGCGACACCAACTTCCTGGTCGACGAGCAGGTCGAGAAGTGGGTGTTCGAGGAGGAGAACGAGAAGGTCATGTCCGAAGGGAAGCGCCCGGCCGTGGGCGAGCCCCTGCTGCTCGGCATCACGAAGGCGTCGCTCTCCACCGAGTCGTTCATCTCCTCGGCGTCGTTCCAGGAGACCACCAAGGTGCTCACCGAGGCCGCCATCAACGGCAAGGTGGACTACCTGCGCGGCCTCAAGGAGAACGTCATCATGGGCCGGCTCATCCCCGCCGGCACGGGCCTGCCGAACTACAAGCACCTCGACATCGAGGTGGAGAGCCCCACTGACGAGGTCAACGAGATGGAGGCCGCCCTGGCCGCCACCCACGGAGACGCCCCGCTGACCCCTCCGCCGTCGCGGCCGGACACCCGGTCCACTGACGTCGCCTAG